CGTGGGAGGCTATCTGTATGGTAAGTTTGTAGTGCCGACAGAATAAAAATGCAGAATAATATGATATTCATTCAACTCTTTTACACCTTCTTTATAATAGGTTTGTTCGGATTCGGTGGTGGCTACGGAATGCTGTCGCTCATTCAAACCGAAACTGTCGTGAACCATCATTGGCTTTCGTCGGCTGAATTTACAAACATCGTAGCCATTTCGCAGATGACGCCGGGCCCTATCGGCATCAATTCCGCAACCTATTGTGGCTATACGGCAGTACACAATGCTGGTTTCGGCACGGCAATGTCGGTTCTCGGGAGTGCTACTGCAACTTTCGCGCTCGTGCTTCCGTCGTTGATATTGATGCTTCTCATCAGCAAGATGTTCCTCAAATATATGAACACGCCCATCGTTCAATCCGTATTTTCAGGCCTCAGACCAGTTGTTGTGGGGTTGTTGGCAGCAGCAACGCTCCTGCTTTGCAATGCCGAGAACTTCTCTGCTCCCAATATCAATCTCTGGCAATTCTCAATTAGTGTGGCATTGTTCGCAGCAACCTTTGTAGGTACGATGTGGTTGAAAATCAATCCTATCAGAATGATTTGCTACGCAGCAGTAGCAGGACTGGTATTGCTCTATTGACAAGCCTTCCTTTATCGCTATTCAGGAAATTAATTTCAACAAAATAACTTATGTTTAATCATCGTAAAATTTTACTTGTGCTCGCAGTAAGCGTCGCTGCATTGGCGTGGGCACAGGCTCCCAATAACACAGGCAGCTACTACGCAAGTGCAAATGGATTCAAGGGCAAGACGCTTAAAACCAAACTCTATCAAATCATCGGAACTCTCCAAGTTACATCTTATGATGGATTGTGGAAAACCTATCATACATCAGACAAGCGTCCAGATGGGAAAGTTTGGGATATGTATTCCAACACAACGAGTTACAGACTCGGCCAAGGCCAAGCCGGCAGCTACTCAAAGGAAGGCGATGTTTACAACCGTGAACACTCGTTCCCAAAGAGTTGGCTCAACAGCCAATCGCCAATGGTCAGCGATGCTATACACGTAGTTCCTTCAGACGGCTACGTAAACGGAAAGCGCAGCAACTGGCCGTTCGGCGAGAATAACGGAGAGAAATACAAGTCGCACAATGGCTTCAGCAAGTTGGGCAACTGCACCACTCCGGGTGGAAGCGGTACGGTGTTTGAGCCGGCAGACGAATACAAGGGAGACTTTGCGCGCATCTATTTCTATATGGCAACAGCTTACGAAGCTGCGATTACAAACTGGAATTCATCCATTCTTCAGAGAGACGAATACCGTCCTTACGTGAAATGGTAGATGGATATGCTGATGCGTTGGGCAAAGGAAGCCCCAGTGAGCCAGAAGGAAATCCTCCGCAACAATGCCGTTTATGCAGTTCAGAAGAACCGTAACCCATTTGTTGATTATCCGAGACTCGAAGTTTATATCTGGGGCGACTCTACCGAGGTGGCTTTCAGCTATGACAACTACGCAAGCCCGATTCCGGCGAATCTCAACGGCATCGGCGGTGTATATCCGGGAAGTGAAAATGCAAATCCAACCGACCCGACAGAGCCTACGACCGACCCAACCAATCCTACCGACCCGACGACAGATACCGACATCCGTGTCTTCAAGAAGGTTACAAACGAAAGCCAGTTGGAAATCGGCAAGCAATACCTCATCGTCTGTGAATCCAAGAACGTGGCTCTGGGCGAGCAGATAAAGGCTAAAAACGAATACCGAAAGCATATCGGCATTACCATCAGCGGCGACCAAATCACTACTGCCGTCGATGCAAACGACAAGCCACATCAGCTCACGTTGGGTGGAAAAGCAGGCGCATACAGTCTTTATGATGCTTCAGAAAAGCAGTATCTGATGATTAATTCCGATAAGAATACGCTGCAAAGTTCTGCTGACGTGTTCAACAAATGGGAAATATTAATCTATAATGGCAGTGCGCAAATCTCCACCAACTGCAGACTTATCAGCTACAACTCCGATGCGCCTCGCTTCGCTTGCTATAAGACGCAACAGAATGTAGTGCAGCTCTACAAGTTCGACCCTGTTGCAACTGCAATCAATAGCACATCAACAGCTCCAAAGACGGCTGA
The Prevotella sp. HUN102 genome window above contains:
- a CDS encoding chromate transporter; the encoded protein is MIFIQLFYTFFIIGLFGFGGGYGMLSLIQTETVVNHHWLSSAEFTNIVAISQMTPGPIGINSATYCGYTAVHNAGFGTAMSVLGSATATFALVLPSLILMLLISKMFLKYMNTPIVQSVFSGLRPVVVGLLAAATLLLCNAENFSAPNINLWQFSISVALFAATFVGTMWLKINPIRMICYAAVAGLVLLY